In the genome of Chryseobacterium sp. 52, the window GTTGAAGATGTAAATCCGGTTTGGAAGGAATCCTACAGGGTATTAAAAAAAGGAGGGCTTCTTCTGTCCAGCTTTTTCAATCCGGTTGTTTTTGTTGGTGACCGTAATCCAGAAGATCAAGAAGCAGGGATTATACGTCCGAGATATACACTTCCATATTCTGACCTGAAAGATCTGGATAAAAATCAGATCGAAAAAAAGATAGAGAATAAGGAAGCCTTTGTTTTTGGACATACGCTTTCCGATCTTATTGGAGGGCAGTTAAGAGCGGGATTCCTGATCAGTGATTTTACAGAGGAAATGCAGCCACATCCAAGATTTTTATTAGACAGCTATGTACCTGCTTTTATAGCAACACGAGCCATTAAACTATAATTGTTTCATGACAGTATATATTCGATAAGATAAAAGGTTTACTTATTCTTTGCAGATAATTTTTTAAAATTCTGCAGCGTTTCTATCACTTTCTCAGGTTTTTCATTGTCAAAAATATGCGAATTGTGCACTCTTTCAAATGTTTCAGCGGTTCCGGAAGCGATGGTATGAGGTAGATTTTCATTTTCCAGCATGGTTGCAAGACCTTTCATTTCATCAATCCTTCTCACAATATGCTGAGGATAAGTAGGTGTCGTCTTCATCAGATCCTGATACGTTCCGGGAAGAAATTCCTGCAGGCTTTCATTCAGTTCATCCAGAATTCCAAAGTGTGCTGCGGCAGTCATGGTTTCAAAAAATAAAGCATTCATTCCTTTATTTACCATAGAAAATAATAATTTGTAAGCAGAAGCTGCTTCTGTTTTTTCACCGGCATCTTTTATTTTAAAAACTGAAGCCAATATATTGGTAAACAGATGTCTTTTAGCACCGCTTACCACTAAAACAGCATTGTCGGGAATATCTTTGGAAGCTCCCATTACAGCTCCATTCACAAAAGGGATATCCATTGACGCGAACAACTCTTCAATAGATAAGGCGACAGCAGGAGTATTAGAGTTGAGGTCAATATAAAGAGGGCGGTTTGATGTGTTTTTTAAGCAGGAAATAACATTTTCCGCAACGCTGAGACTTCCTTCCGGACTGGTAAGCGAAAGTATGACTTCTGCCTGTTCAACAGTATTTTGAAGAGTCCCCGTATCTGTAATTCCTGAGTTTTGTATATTCTGTAATGTCCTTGATGATCTTCCTTCTCCTGAGGTGATCACTTTAAAATCATGATTTATAAGTGCTTTGGCGATCTGGGTTCCCATATCTCCGGGAAAAAGAACTGCAATGACGGTCTGGGTTTTCAATACGCTGGTTTTTGAGATTTGAATTGAATAATGAATTGTGACTACAAATCTCTTGAAATTTTATTAAAAAGCCGAAGCTATTATTTCGATAGTAATTATCGACAAATCCGATTAATAAAGAGAACTGTGCTGAAATTTGTTTAATTTTGATCATTACTGCAATACGTATTTATCATGGACAAATCATCGCTTAAGGCTTATTTTCATTCTTTGTTTGACATCGGTGACGGTGTTGTTGAAAAGATCACGGAGACATTCAGTCCTTTTGAGCTGAAAGCAAATGCATTTTTACTCAATAAAGATGAGGTCAGTACCAAAACCTTCTTTTTGGAAAAAGGCTATGTCCGTTCCTTTATTCTGAATGAGGATAATGAAGAAATCACAACCAATATCTATGCAGCGCCTTGCTTTGTCAATGATTTCCTGTCTTTTTTCAGGCAACAACCCGCAAAGGAAAATTATCAAACCATTACGGCCTGCTCTTTCTGGGAGACAGGGTTGGAAAACGTACAGCATAATTTTCATAACATTCCGGAGTTCAGGGAATTCAGCCGTCTTCTTTTTGTTCTCAATTATTACAGCATTCACGACCGGCTGATCGAGATGGCGAGTCAGAAAGCTTCCACACGATATTTTAATCTGATGAAAAAGCATCCCGATATTTTCCAGTATGTACCGCTGAAGGTAATTGCTTCTTATCTGGGGATGAAAGACAGTTCATTGAGCCGGATCAGAAAAGGAATCAATAAAATGTAATTTCTTGGCATTTGTCAAGTGGTATTTTAAAATTTCGAACCCATCTTTGTTAAAAATAAATTTATGAACAAGAAACATATTGTAGTTGTTGGATTGGGTGGAGTAGGTGGATATTTCGGTTTTAAAATCAATCAGGAAAATGAAGCTTCTCAAAAATATAAAATTACTTTCGTTGCAAGAGGGGAAACTTACCAAAAAGTGAAAGAAAACGGTCTGGTTCTTCTTTCGCCGGAACATCCTGTTGATCATACCCGTCCTGATGCTATAGAACAGCAGATAAGCGATATAAAAAATCCGGATCTGGTGTTGATTTGTGTTAAAGAATATGACCTCGAGAATATGTGCAGCCAGCTGAAAGAAGTGATCGGCGAAAACACCATTTTACTTCCCATGATGAACGGTGCAGATATCTATGAAAGAATAAAAAAAATTATTCCTGATCATGTTGTTCTGCCAACCTGCATCTATGTAGCTTCCCATATCAAGGAAAAAGGCATTGTGGAACATAAAGGAAAAGCAGGAAAGATGATTGTAGGAAGAGATCCCCTGCATTTTTCTGCTGATGTGGAATGGATTGTGGATTTGATCAGAGAAAGTAAAATTGACTTTGATTTTAAGGATAATTCACTGGTTGATATCTGGACCAAGTATATGTTCATTGCGAGCTTTGGATTGGTAACAGCGAAACATAACTCTTCTATGGGAACCGTCTGTACAGATGAACTTCAGAAACATGAGGCTTCGGAAATCATGAAAGAAATAAAAATGATTGCAGATAAAAAACAAATTATCCTGGATGAAGAGATCATTCAGAAAACCTTTGAAAAAGCATCTACTTTTCCTTTTGAAACCCCAACTTCTCTGCAGCTTGATGTCAATTCCGGAAAAGAGAACAACGAATTGGATCTTTTGGGAGGTGCCGTCCTGAATTTTGGAAAAGAATTAAACATCGACACTCCTTTTACTCAAAAAATAGTTGACGAAATAAAAGCTTTATAAGTCATTGGCAGATTGAGTCTAAAATAATTAATCAGTCTTTTTAAAGCGGGTTTTTACCCGCTTTTGTTAATTTCTCCCGGATAATAAGATAATTTCTTCTTTAATTATGCAGAAATTTCTGCCTGTCGAAAAGAATTTCATCAGTCTCCCGGTGATCAGGGTCATCCACACAACAGTCTACCGGGCAAACTGTTTTGCACTGAGGTTCTTCATGAAAACCTTTACACTCAGTACATTTTCCGGCGACAATATAGTAGACATCATCAGAATACGCCTGCTGGTAAGCGTCTGCCTCCGCTTCTGTACCATCAGGAAAAGCCACCTTTCCGGACAGTTTTGTTTTGTCCTTCCAGCGCCAGTCAATAGCACCTTCATAAATAGCAGAATTAGGACATTCTGGTTCACAGGCTCCACAGTTGATGCAGTCATCAGTTATTATAATAGCCATACATAGATTAGATTTTAAAGGGTTGTTTTAAAAAAGGGTTTCTTTTGACTTTTGATGGTCTAGGAAACCCCTGTCTAAACATAACTTAAATGAAAAAAACAGTGGCTGCAGGCATTGATCAGATCAGTGCCGGACAGTCATCTTTATATTTTTATGAATTAATTCGGTGCAATTTCTATGGAAAGCCCATCCATAGCAGCCGTAAGCTGAATCTGGCAGGCCAGTCTGCTGGAAGGAAAAGTGGTAAAGAGTTCGGATAAGAGTGCTTCTTCCATATCTCCTTTCTCAGGCAGCGCAGTTGTTTCATTCAGAATGTAGCAGTGGCAGGTAGCACACATTACCATTCCTCCGCACATTGCTTCCATAGGCAGTTCATACGCTTTGCAGATATCTTTAAGGCTAAGCCCCATTTCCAGGGGACAGATCAGTTCATGAATATGTCCGTCCTGATCTTTTACGGTAATTGTAATTTCATCCTTCATTGTTCTCAGCCAATCGTTAATCTATTAATTTATTGTACTTTTTTCTATCCTTTTTGTGGTTGCGATGCCAATCAGCTTATCAAATTTATCAGCGTATGGAGAAGATATCCTGGTGTTGTCTTCCTGATCAAATAATGCCGTTCTGATGACAGGAACACTGAAAGGAAGCGGCCACGCCCGCAGAGATTTAGCGATGATATCCATTGTATTGATGCCCTGCATGGCATGCAGTCCGTCTGCCCAGCATACAAGTCCCACTGTTTTATCGGTAAGATAAGGCTCATAGTGTCCGGCGGTAACTTCAAGCCAGTCCAGGCAGTTTTTCATCACTCCCGGAATGCTTCCGTGATAAAGCGGAGCAAGCCAGAAATGGAGATCGGCCCCTAAAAACAGCTGCGTCATACGCTCTACAGCCAGAGGTGTTTTAGTAAGTGTCACATCAAAAAGAGGAATTCCGGAATCTGCCAGCGTAAAGATTTCCGTCTGAAAACCTGATTTTTTCAACTTTTCTGCAAAGTATTCAGAAATCCTGCCTGAAGTAGATTCAGCTCTTCGTTCTAACGAGCCGTTAAATATAATTGCTTTCATTGTTTTCTAGCTTTTAAAAATTACTTTGGGCAAGCCTATTTCGCCGTACATCAGAGTTTTAACCAAAGGTTTCAATAATCCTGCTGCTAATAAATAGAGTGAAGGATCATGATCAGTACTTGCTCTGACAACAACTTTCTGATTTTTATAATTTTTGAGGTCTGCATACATGAGACGGCGTTTCCAGAGATCCAGCCGAATCGTTTCAGCATTGTTTAAATCTGCATACACCACATAGGGAGATAGTTTTTCCATTAACATCATAAATGCCCAGGGAGGAATAATAGCATCGGTGGAGCAGACAATTCCTACAGCTTTTTCATGATATACAGAAAAATCCACCGCAGCAATTGATTCTTTAAACTCCTTTTCCTTCACAATCATTCCCATAAAAAGGTGATCCCTGATATCCAGTTCCACAATATCTAAAGAAGGTTTATAATCTGAAAGATCAAGCGCTATAATCCCGGAAGCTTCTGCTTTATTAATAAAAATTTTCTGATCCATAATTGATTTTTAATCAATGTTTTTAGTTGACTATCTTATTTTGGAAAGGGCTTCTTCATATTTTCTTTCTACAACAGACCAATCCAAAACAGACCAGAATGAATCCAGATAATCAGCTCTTTTATTTTGATAAGCCAGATAATAAGCATGTTCCCACACATCAATCCCAAGAATCGGAAAACCTCTGTTGACAGACTGAATATCCATCATTGGATTATCCTGATTGGGCGTTGAAGTTATAGCCAGTGAACCACTGAATTTTACAAATAACCATACCCATCCGGATCCGAACTGTCCAAGACCTGCTTTTTTCATTTCCGCTTTAAGAGCATCAAGACTTCCAAAACTGGTGTTGATAGCATCCGCCAGTTTTCCTTCAGGGTTTAATTTTGGTTGTGGAGAAAGGATTTCCCAAAATAAAGAATGGTTGTAGTGTCCGCCACCATTATTTCTTACAGCAGGACTGTATTCACTTATTCTTTGCAATATCGAATCAAGATCAGTGGAAGATTCTTCAGAAGCTTTTAAAGCAGCATTCAGATTATCGACATAAGCCTGATGATGACGTTGGTGATGGATCGTCATGGTTTCTTTATCTATGAAAGGTTCCAATGCATCGTAAGCATAAGGAAGCTGAGGTAGGGTAAATGTGCTCATTACTTTTATTTTTTTGATTAATGTGTTTCAAAGGTAACAATATATTTTAATAAAACAACTTATTAGTTGTTTTATAGATTGTGATTGAATTTGTGTTAATCGGTTGATTTTTAGTTGATTAATTCTAATAAATAGAAATTATAGAAAATGACTATATTTGTTGTAGGAAAATAAAACAACTTAAATATTGTCAAATGAAGAAGCCGGCAGCAGACCGCATCCTGATGTTTTTAAAAATGAGAGGAGAAGCAACATCACTTTTGATCTCCGAGGAACTCTCTATAACAAAGGAAGGCGCGCGGAAACATTTACTCAATCTTGCTGAGGAAGGACTCATCAGATCTTTTGCAAAAAGTGAAGGAGTAGGGCGGCCGTCTACCTATTATACCCTTACAGAAAAAGGGACGTCCCAGTTTCCCGATTCCCATGCTGATGTAACGGTTCAGATTCTCCGGTCTGTAAAAAATCTGTTAGGAGAAAATGCGCTGGATTTACTGATCAATGACAGAGAAAAAAACACCTATGAGCGCTATGAAAAAGCTTTAGTAAAAGCAGAATCTTTAGAGCAGCGCTTAGATGTATTGGTAAAAGCCCGCAGTGAAGAAGGATATATGGCGGAATGGACAAAAGAAGGCAGCGATTACTTCCTTATAGAAAATCACTGCCCGATCTGTGCTGCAGCTGCAGAGTGTCAGGGATTCTGCCGTGCCGAATTATCCAATTTCCAGAACCTCATCGGTAAAAGTTATCAGGTAGAAAGAGTAAGCCATATTCTTTCAGGCGGACAGCGGTGTGTGTATAAGATTACACAATAGTTGTATTAATTCTTACTGAAAATTCAATAGGAGCTGAAAATTCAATAGGAGCGGGCTTTAGCCCGCTTACAAAATATAAAAAATCCCCCGGCTTTAGCCAAAACCTAAACTAAAAACTCAAGTTTTTTACAGGATCCAGCTCTCAATAAGATGAAGCCAAAATGCCTTATCTTCACGGATAATAAACACCGCAGAAGACCGTCTGTGGGTTACTTTAGATCCTGTCGTCTGAATCTCAATGTAGGAAGCCAGTCCATGATCGTCTGTGCTGTAAACTTCAATATTTTCAAGAGTTATTTTTCGCTCCGGAAACTGGCCATAGGCTCCTGGAAGCCATTCAGAAAATGCAGCTAAAGTGATGGTGTCATTGTTGCCATTAATCATTTTAAAATCGGGATTAAATCCGGATAAAAGCTTTTTGTAAAGGCTTTCCTGATCCTTTTCACCACGGAACCAGCTTTCAATATCTTTGTGAAATTCCTTGATTTCTTTAATAATTTTTTCGGTGTTATTCATACGTTTCAATATATAATGTTTGTTATTCATAAAAGTGAAATTTATTCTTGATAAGGTTTGCTATATTTCAATAACTTTTTGTTAATGAATATTCCTGTCATCTGAAATAGGGCCGTCATCAGAAGTGTTACAGCAAAGGCTTTCGGAAATCCCCAAAATTCTATAGTACTGAAAAACAAAGTGCCAAGCAGAGTACCTCCCGTAACACTGCCAATCTGTATGCTGATGCTGATCAAACCTGAAGCCTGTCCTGCCCTTTTTTTGCTGATAAAAGAGATAGATTCCCGCATCATTACAGGCATAATGATGCCATGACCCAGTCCTGCTAAAAACAGACTGATATTCGTTAAAAAAGAAGGCTTTTCATGAAAATAAAAAAAGATTGCAGTAAAAGAGAACCCTGCGATTAATAAGGCTAATCCTAAGTAGATCATGGTATGAGCCGAATGTTTTATTCTGGGAACGAGCAATGGCCCAAGGAAAAAGGCAATTCCGTAAGGAATAATAGCCAGACCCGTTTCGACAGGATTCTGGTGAAGAAACTGCTGCAAATAGTACGGGTAACAGATAAACAATCCTGATGTGAAATTATAAAAAAAGATAATGCAAAGGGAAAGAACAAATGGCTGATGCTGTAAAAGAGTGGGATCTATCAACACAGGTCTGTTTTTATACAGCGAATTGACTTCATATTTGTAGAATATAATCAGCAGTAAAATTCCACCTGTTAAAACGGCAAAGATCCACCATGCCCAATGGTATTTTCGCCCGAAAATAACAGGACATATAAGCATTAATAAAGAAATGATCAGAAGGAATGCCCCTACAAAATCTATTTTCTGACTTTTCTCTTCAGACTTATTATCCATTGTAAAATGAATACCAAGAATACAGATCAGGGTAACAGGAACATTGACAAGAAATACCATTTCCCATGAAAATTTCGTCCAGTGCAAATGTAAAAGAAAGCCACCCATCAACTGCCCGACAACAGAAGCAAGCCCAAATACAGAACTGAATATACTTACCGCTTTAGGCTGTTCTGTGCTGCTGAACAGAATTCTGATTGAGGCCAGAACCTGCGGAGCAAGTAAAGAAGCTCCAACTCCCTGAAATAAACGGGCAATAATAAGAAATGTAATATCAGGAGAAAAAGCACAGGCCAGAGATGAAAGCAGAAATAGGTACAATCCCAGGATAAATATTTTCTTCCTGCCATATACATCGCCCAAACGTCCTCCGCAAACCACCAGTGCAGCGTAGGTCAGTCCATAAACAGCAACAACCATCTGAAGCTGATGATCACTGGCACTGAATGCCTTTTTAATAGAAGGAAGCGCCATATTGACAATAAAATAATCCAGTGGTGAAAGAAAAGCTCCTGCAGTCAGATAACTTAGTGCCTTCCATCGTTTGGGATAGGTACTCATATTTTTTCTTGCAAAATTAGCCTCTTATTATACCTTTAAAATTGTATTTTTGGAGGAAAAATAAGTACAACATATGAAGAGCTTGCCCGTTGAACGCATTGATGTAAAAGAAATAAAGCTTTGTAACGAAGAAATCATCCTTAAAACAAAAACTTTTCTTTCACTGGTTTATGTATTTAATGGATGCGGTCAGCTCACTTATGATGAACGTACTGTTCCTTTTCAGGAAACGAAGCTTTTCATTATTCCCCAAAAACAATCCTATCATTTCAAAAGTGAAGATGCAGAACTGATTGTTATAGAATGTCCGATTGAATTTATTGATAAAATAAGACTGGAAGCTGACCGTATAGAAAGCTGTGAAAATCTTTATAAACTGCAATATATCAGTAATAATTATCACGCCAGGGCCGGGTGTGTGTTCAGGAGCAAAGAAGATGAACATTTTGCAGAAACCCTTATTGTACAGGTGGCAAGAGAGTTTAGAAACAAAGCCGATGATTATCTCATCATCCGGAACTGTATCTCTATTTTGCTGAATCTCATCGCCAGAAATATTATTGAAAGTGAAGCTTCTGATTTGCCACAGAACAGAAAAGCTTTCTCTGTTATGAAGATCATCACCTATATTCAGGAGCATATAAAAGATAAACAAAAAACCAGAATTCAGGTAATTGCGGAGCATTTCGGGATCTCCAAAAATTATTTCGGGGAATATTTCAAACAGCAAACAGGCATTTCTTATCAGGACTATCTTTTGGATTACCGGCTGAAATTAGTAGAAACCTATCTGAAATACAGCAGTGTCCGGCTAAGTGAAATTGCCTATGAACTTCAGTTCAGTGATGAAAGCCACCTGTCTAAAATTTTCAAGAAACACAGAAACATGACCCCGAAAGAATATAGAAATAACGCTTTAAATCAGCCTGATAAATAAAAAACGTAAAATTAAGTTTTTGATAATATTTTTCTGGATTAAAATTATTTTCAAATAAATATAAAGTCAACTATATAGTTGACTTTATATTTATATATTTGTAATCAAATTACTATGACATGAATCACGATTTCATTAAAGAATTAGGATATAAAGCACTGGACAGCAGATTAAAGAGAATAAGTGACCGGATGTCCCATGATGTAAGAAAATTCTACAAAGAATTGAATATAGATGTAGAACCCAACTGGTATCTTGTTTTTATGCTGCTTCAGAAAAACAAAGAAATGTCTATTATAGATATTGCAGAGCCTTTAGGATATTCTCATCCTTCGGTTGTGGCCATTGTAAAAAAGATGGCAGATAAAGACTATCTGCATATTCAGAAAAATAACACAGACAAACGGAAGCAAATGGTTTCTCTGACAAAAAAAGCGGAGAATATGCTTCCTCAGCTCGAACAGATCTGGGACAGCTGCGAAAAAGCAATTTTGCAGGTACTTTCCGATGATCTGGGAATTCTTACTTACCTGGATCATATAGATTCCCGCTTGAAAAATGAATCTTTCCATGACAGATTTAAAAACGAATACTTAAAAAAAGATATGATATGAAAGCACTTATTTTGATCGCCACTTTTCTTTTTTCCGGCCTGATGGTTTCCGCTACAGAGACCCAGATTATGATCAGAGCAAAAGCAAGAGATGCAAAATTTATAGGAAGCTCGTTAGGAGGTGCCCATATCATTATACGGAACAAAGTGAATGGCCAGATCTTATCAGAAGGGAATACAACCGGAAGCACAGGAAATACAGATCTGATTATGAAGACGACCAAAACAAGGGAAACTTCCATCACAGATTCCCAGACTGCCGGTTTCCTGGCATCAATAGATATCAGTGAACCTACATTTGTCAGTATTGAGGTGGTGTCGCCATTCAATAATAAACAGGCTCAGGTTGCCGTAAGCACGGAATTCTGGCTGATTCCCGGGAAGCATATTTTAGGAGACGGAATTATTCTGGAAATTCCCGGATTTATTATTGATATTCTGAAACCAAGAACCCATCAGTATATTGCTCTGAATACAATCAAAGGAGAACCCTTTCTGTTTCAGGCCAATATCGTCATGATGTGCGGATGTGTTATTGACAAAGGCGGTGTATGGAACTCCGACGAGATTGAAGTAAAAGGCATTCTTAAAAAAGATGGAAAATACCTCAAAGATGTTAATTTATCACTGATCTCAACGAATCTGTTTGAAGGAAATGACCTGTTAAATAACCCCGGAAACTATGAACTGACTGTATACGCCTATCACGAAAAATCCGGTAATACAGGAGTAGATAAAGTGAACTATGTCATCTACGAATAGTCTTTAATAATTTGTAAGTATTTCCATCAACATCAGGATAGATACCAGTTTTTTAGAAGACTGGTATTCCGGGTTCAGCTGTTCCCGTATTTCTCCCAAAGCTTTGCTAAGCTTATTACTTACGGTTTTATTGCTGATTCCCAAAGCCTCTGCCGTTTCATCCACAGACATATTTCTCCTGATCCTCATATCATAGACGCTTTGCTCTGTAGAAGGGAGCTGTGAAACCACTTCATCAATCATCGATAATAAAGAAGAGATCTCATTATCCTCAAGAATCTCAAAATATTCAGTATCTGATATATCTATTTCGTGACCGGGATCAAATTCATCAATACTTATCGTAGACGGGATCTTTCTGGAACTGTTATAATGATCAAGGATACGGTAATGAAGGTGCCGCAGCAGATACCCTTTCGCACTTTCAGACTCATCAGTCTGTATGGAAGCTGTATCCTCAAGTATTTTTATCCAGAGATTCTGAAGCAGCTCTTCAGACATCTCTTTGTCTCTTGTCCTCATGAAAACAAAACGGTAAAGACTGTCCCAATACCGCTCATAAAGCAGCATGAATGCAGGACGGTCTCCTAATCTTATTCTTTCTAATATACTGTAGTCTGTAGGTTTCATATGCTCACTGCAAAATTACCTAAAGGAAAATTAACTTTTTGTAAACTTTGGGGACTCTAAGATTAATTATTTCTGAAAAATATCCCCGAAATGTGAATCAAATATTTAGAAAGTGGATAAACTGGTTAAAATTGTTAACAAGTTGGCTTTAATGTGAATATAATATTAAGAACCACGTGGGGAAATTTTTCATTTTCACAGTCTTATAGATAGAAGTATCTGTGAATACAATGAAATATTTTATGAAAAGCCAAAAAAATAAAAATACCCGAGCTTTTGTTTTTAAACTCTGGAAGAGGGAAGTTTCCGAGGAAAAGATCTCAGAAAAAGAAAATGAAGTTTTAAGTCAATGGCAAACTTTGGCAGAAAAAGAACTGGACACAATCCATATGCAGGAATCTCAGGAAAGAGTCTTAGCTGCGTTGGAACTGTATTTTATCAAACCGGTAAAACAGACTCCGATCTATCAATTGAAAAAATATGCTTATACCGCTGCAGCTGCACTGATACTTATGTTATCAGTTGGAGGAATCCTTACCTATAATGCTTTCTATAAACCAGATACCTATACTGCTGATTCCGGAAACCGCAAAGTATATCTGGCGGATGGTTCCGTAGTCACATTATTAAAAGGCGCTGAACTTACAGTAGAAAAATCCTTTCCGGCTTCTACCAGAATAGTAGATCTGAAAGGAGATGCTGTGTTTTCTGTGGCAAAATCAAAAACCCATCCATTTATTGTCCGTGCGGATGGTTTCAGTACCAAAGTATTGGGAACCGTTTTTAAAATCTCACAGTCCGGTAAAGATAAGTCCGTACTTCTTTATGAAGGAAAAGTGGCTGTATCTTCAGTTGGAACAGCAGTTTCTTACCTTAAACCCAACCAGAAGTGGACGAATTTCGGGGTAACCCATACGGCAGCTGTAATCTCACTTACTATAGAAAAGAAATCAGGACTCCAAAAAGTAAAATTATTGTCATTAAGTTTTAATGATGTGTCATTCAAAGAAGTGGCAGATGTAATGCAGACTAACTATAAAATCAGGATTGTGTATCCAAAAGAAACTGCGGAGAAAAGAATCACAGCAGATTTTACAGGGGGTACAGCTAATGAAAATATGGAAGCACTGGCATTTATACTGGGACTGGAAGTTCATAAAGAAGACCATATCTACACCTTAAAAAAATAAAATCAGCCCTACAGAATTAACATTAAAAAATAAAACTTTTAATCAAAGAGAAATTGTACATATGAAAAGATTGAAATGCGGTCTTACCGTTGCAGCAGTATTTTTTACGGTCGCAGCCGAAGCACAGGAACTGGTCCAGAAAGTATCATTCACTGTCCCGGCAAGCAGACCTCTTATTGAGGTACTGGAAGATTTTGCCGGAAAAACGGGAATGAGGCTGGCCTATTCTAAAATGGATATCAAAGAATTAAATGTGAAAGGCGTAAAATGTGAAAATATTTCTGTAAACAACTGTCTTAAAGATATTACAAGCGGACTTCCGGTAGCGTTTCGTCTTCACGGAGATCTGATTTCAATAAAATATGAAGGAACAGGTATTTCTGTAACGGGTGACGGAAAGATCTCCGGAAAAATTGTAGATGAAATAGGAAATCCCGTTACCGGAGCAGAAGTGACGGTCGGCAGGAAAACAATAATGACCGATAATAACGGAGATTTTGTGGTAGATCTTCCTTCAGGAATATATACGCTTACAGTAAAAGCTTCAAAATACAGCCCGCTGCGGGTGGAAAAACTGTCTGTCAGTAATAATGAAACCAATATGGTCTCATTTGCCATGAAGCATGCATCAGATAAAATAACGGACATCAAAGAAGTTGTCATTACTGCAAACCGAAAGGCAGATACTCAGGCAGGGCTTCTGGCCCAACAGAAAAAAGCAGCTCAGATGAGCGACGGAATTTCTGCCGAACAGATTGCAAAAACTCCGGATAGTGATGTTGGGGGAACCCTGAAAAGAGTAACGGGAATTACGACTATCGATAACAAATATGTGGTGGTA includes:
- a CDS encoding MFS transporter; the protein is MSTYPKRWKALSYLTAGAFLSPLDYFIVNMALPSIKKAFSASDHQLQMVVAVYGLTYAALVVCGGRLGDVYGRKKIFILGLYLFLLSSLACAFSPDITFLIIARLFQGVGASLLAPQVLASIRILFSSTEQPKAVSIFSSVFGLASVVGQLMGGFLLHLHWTKFSWEMVFLVNVPVTLICILGIHFTMDNKSEEKSQKIDFVGAFLLIISLLMLICPVIFGRKYHWAWWIFAVLTGGILLLIIFYKYEVNSLYKNRPVLIDPTLLQHQPFVLSLCIIFFYNFTSGLFICYPYYLQQFLHQNPVETGLAIIPYGIAFFLGPLLVPRIKHSAHTMIYLGLALLIAGFSFTAIFFYFHEKPSFLTNISLFLAGLGHGIIMPVMMRESISFISKKRAGQASGLISISIQIGSVTGGTLLGTLFFSTIEFWGFPKAFAVTLLMTALFQMTGIFINKKLLKYSKPYQE
- a CDS encoding AraC family transcriptional regulator yields the protein MKSLPVERIDVKEIKLCNEEIILKTKTFLSLVYVFNGCGQLTYDERTVPFQETKLFIIPQKQSYHFKSEDAELIVIECPIEFIDKIRLEADRIESCENLYKLQYISNNYHARAGCVFRSKEDEHFAETLIVQVAREFRNKADDYLIIRNCISILLNLIARNIIESEASDLPQNRKAFSVMKIITYIQEHIKDKQKTRIQVIAEHFGISKNYFGEYFKQQTGISYQDYLLDYRLKLVETYLKYSSVRLSEIAYELQFSDESHLSKIFKKHRNMTPKEYRNNALNQPDK
- a CDS encoding MarR family winged helix-turn-helix transcriptional regulator, whose translation is MNHDFIKELGYKALDSRLKRISDRMSHDVRKFYKELNIDVEPNWYLVFMLLQKNKEMSIIDIAEPLGYSHPSVVAIVKKMADKDYLHIQKNNTDKRKQMVSLTKKAENMLPQLEQIWDSCEKAILQVLSDDLGILTYLDHIDSRLKNESFHDRFKNEYLKKDMI
- a CDS encoding RNA polymerase sigma factor, whose amino-acid sequence is MKPTDYSILERIRLGDRPAFMLLYERYWDSLYRFVFMRTRDKEMSEELLQNLWIKILEDTASIQTDESESAKGYLLRHLHYRILDHYNSSRKIPSTISIDEFDPGHEIDISDTEYFEILEDNEISSLLSMIDEVVSQLPSTEQSVYDMRIRRNMSVDETAEALGISNKTVSNKLSKALGEIREQLNPEYQSSKKLVSILMLMEILTNY
- a CDS encoding FecR family protein, producing the protein MKSQKNKNTRAFVFKLWKREVSEEKISEKENEVLSQWQTLAEKELDTIHMQESQERVLAALELYFIKPVKQTPIYQLKKYAYTAAAALILMLSVGGILTYNAFYKPDTYTADSGNRKVYLADGSVVTLLKGAELTVEKSFPASTRIVDLKGDAVFSVAKSKTHPFIVRADGFSTKVLGTVFKISQSGKDKSVLLYEGKVAVSSVGTAVSYLKPNQKWTNFGVTHTAAVISLTIEKKSGLQKVKLLSLSFNDVSFKEVADVMQTNYKIRIVYPKETAEKRITADFTGGTANENMEALAFILGLEVHKEDHIYTLKK